One window from the genome of Mauremys mutica isolate MM-2020 ecotype Southern chromosome 4, ASM2049712v1, whole genome shotgun sequence encodes:
- the ERH gene encoding enhancer of rudimentary homolog isoform X2 translates to MWYSRESFSIALATLWSGFVMSMSHTILLVQPTKRPEGRTYADYESVNECMEGVCKMYEEHLKRMNPNSPSITYDISQLFDFIDDLADLSCLVYRADTQTYQPYNKDWIKEKIYVLLRRQAQQASK, encoded by the exons ATGTGGTATTCTCGCGAGAGTTTCTCTATAGCACTAGCGACGCTCTGGTCTGGTTTCGTGATGTCTATG TCTCACACAATTTTGCTTGTTCAGCCTACCAAGAGGCCAGAAGGGAGAACATATGCTGACTATGAATCGGTGAATGAGTGCATGGAAG GAGTTTGTAAAATGTATGAAGAACATCTGAAGAGAATGAATCCCAACAGCCCATCCATTACATATGACATCAGCCAGTTGTTTGATTTTATTGATGACCTGGCAGACCTCAGCTGTCTTGT TTACCGTGCTGACACTCAGACATACCAACCCTACAATAAAGACTGGATAAAGGAGAAGATCTACGTCCTCCTccgcaggcaggctcagcaagcaAGCAAATAA
- the ERH gene encoding enhancer of rudimentary homolog isoform X1 — translation MKVPSCPIPCLRVDSIRCFGERCKELESQSHTILLVQPTKRPEGRTYADYESVNECMEGVCKMYEEHLKRMNPNSPSITYDISQLFDFIDDLADLSCLVYRADTQTYQPYNKDWIKEKIYVLLRRQAQQASK, via the exons ATGAAAGTTCCATCTTGTCCAATACCGTGTCTGAGAGTGGACAGTATCAGGTGCTTTGGAGAAAGGTGCAAGGAGCTAGAAAGTCAG TCTCACACAATTTTGCTTGTTCAGCCTACCAAGAGGCCAGAAGGGAGAACATATGCTGACTATGAATCGGTGAATGAGTGCATGGAAG GAGTTTGTAAAATGTATGAAGAACATCTGAAGAGAATGAATCCCAACAGCCCATCCATTACATATGACATCAGCCAGTTGTTTGATTTTATTGATGACCTGGCAGACCTCAGCTGTCTTGT TTACCGTGCTGACACTCAGACATACCAACCCTACAATAAAGACTGGATAAAGGAGAAGATCTACGTCCTCCTccgcaggcaggctcagcaagcaAGCAAATAA
- the ERH gene encoding enhancer of rudimentary homolog isoform X3: MSHTILLVQPTKRPEGRTYADYESVNECMEGVCKMYEEHLKRMNPNSPSITYDISQLFDFIDDLADLSCLVYRADTQTYQPYNKDWIKEKIYVLLRRQAQQASK; encoded by the exons ATG TCTCACACAATTTTGCTTGTTCAGCCTACCAAGAGGCCAGAAGGGAGAACATATGCTGACTATGAATCGGTGAATGAGTGCATGGAAG GAGTTTGTAAAATGTATGAAGAACATCTGAAGAGAATGAATCCCAACAGCCCATCCATTACATATGACATCAGCCAGTTGTTTGATTTTATTGATGACCTGGCAGACCTCAGCTGTCTTGT TTACCGTGCTGACACTCAGACATACCAACCCTACAATAAAGACTGGATAAAGGAGAAGATCTACGTCCTCCTccgcaggcaggctcagcaagcaAGCAAATAA